The following are encoded in a window of Dama dama isolate Ldn47 chromosome 17, ASM3311817v1, whole genome shotgun sequence genomic DNA:
- the RBPJ gene encoding recombining binding protein suppressor of hairless isoform X1, which translates to MRNYLKERGDQTVLILHAKVAQKSYGNEKRFFCPPPCVYLMGSGWKKKKEQMERDGCSEQESQPCAFIGIGNSDQEMQQLNLEGKNYCTAKTLYISDSDKRKHFMLSVKMFYGNSDDIGVFLSKRIKVISKPSKKKQSLKNADLCIASGTKVALFNRLRSQTVSTRYLHVEGGNFHASSQQWGAFYIHLLDDDESEGEEFTVRDGYIHYGQTVKLVCSVTGMALPRLIIRKVDKQTALLDADDPVSQLHKCAFYLKDTERMYLCLSQERIIQFQATPCPKEPNKEMINDGASWTIISTDKAEYTFYEGMGPVLAPVTPVPVVESLQLNGGGDVAMLELTGQNFTPNLRVWFGDVEAETMYRCGESMLCVVPDISAFREGWRWVRQPVQVPVTLVRNDGIIYSTSLTFTYTPEPGPRPHCSAAGAILRANSSQVPPNESNTNSEGSYTNVSTNSTNVTSSTATVVS; encoded by the exons GTTTTTTTGCCCTCCTCCTTGTGTGTATCTTATGGGCAGtggatggaagaaaaaaaaagaacaaatggaaCGCGATGGTTGTTCTGAACAAGAGTCTCAACCATGTGCATTTATTGGAATAGGAAATAGTGACCAAGAAATGCAGCAACTgaacttggaaggaaag AACTATTGCACAGCCAAAACATTGTATATATCTGATTCAGACAAGAGAAAGCACTTCATGCTGTCTGTAAAGATGTTCTATGGCAACAGTGATGACATTGGTGTGTTCCTAAGCAAACGGATAAAAGTCATCTCCAAACCTTCCAAAAAAAAGCAGTCACTGAAAAATGCTGACC TCTGCATTGCCTCAGGAACAAAGGTGGCTCTGTTTAATAGACTCCGATCCCAGACAGTTAGCACCAGATACTTGCATGTAGAAGGAGGTAATTTCCATGCCAGTTCTCAGCAGTGGGGAGCATTTTACATTCATCTCT TGGATGATGATGAATCAGAAGGAGAAGAATTCACAGTCCGCGATGGATACATCCATTATGGACAAACAGTCAAACTTGTGTGTTCAGTTACTGGCATGGCACTCCCAAGATTG ATAATTAGGAAGGTTGATAAGCAGACTGCGTTGCTGGATGCCGATGATCCTGTGTCACAGCTCCACAAATGTGCGTTTTACCTTAAGGATACAGAAAGAATGTACTTGTGCCTTTCTCAAGAAAGAATAATCCAGTTTCAG GCCACTCCATGCCCAAAAGAACCAAATAAAGAGATGATAAATGATGGAGCTTCCTGGACAATCATTAGCACGGATAAGGCAGAGTATACGTTTTATGAGGGGATGGGCCCTGTCCTTGCCCCAGTCACACCTGTGCCTGTCGTAGAAAGTCTTCAG TTGAATGGCGGTGGGGACGTAGCAATGCTTGAACTAACAGGACAGAATTTCACTCCAAATTTACGAGTGTGGTTTGGGGATGTAGAAGCTGAAACTATGTACAG ATGTGGAGAGAGTATGCTCTGTGTTGTCCCAGACATTTCTGCATTCCGAGAAGGCTGGAGATGGGTCCGGCAGCCAGTCCAGGTTCCAGTAACTTTGGTCCGTAATGATGGAATCATTTATTCCACCAGCCTTACCTTTACCTATACCCCAGAACCAGGGCCACGGCCACATTGCAGTGCAGCGGGAGCAATCCTTCGAGCCAACTCAAGCCAAGTGCCCCCTAATGAATCAAACACAAACAGCGAGGGAAGTTACACAAACGTCAGCACAAATTCAACCAATGTCACGTCATCTACAGCAACAGTTGTGTCCTAA